The following is a genomic window from Blattabacterium cuenoti.
TATAAGGGATAATAAAGTATCCATCTGCTAATCCCTGCATTAATGCAGATGCTCCAAGTCTATTAGCTCCATGATCAGAAAAATTAGCTTCACCTATCACATAACATCCTGGGATAGTTGACATTAAATTATAATCTACCCATAATCCTCCCATAGTATAATGAGCCGCAGGATAAATTTTCATAGGAATATCATATGGATTATCTCCAGTAATTCTTTCATACATATGAAATAAATTTCCATATTTTGATTCTAAAATTTTTTTACCATAATATTTTATTTGTTTTTCACTAGGATTTGTAATTCCTAATTCCTTACTTTTTTCTAATCCATAAAAATTGATAGAATGATAAAAATCTAAAAAAACACCTTCCATTGTATCATTATTTTCAATTCCAAATCCTGCATCACATCTTTCTTTTGCAGAACGAGATGCAATATCTCTTGGCACTAAATTTCCAAATGAAGGATATTTTCTTTCAAGAAAATAATCTCTATTTTTTTCTGGTATATTTTGAGTATATTGTTTACCATTTCTTATATTAATAGCATCTTCAATGTTTTTTGGAACCCAAATTCTTCCATCATTTCTCAATGATTCAGACATTAATGTTAATTTAGATTGAAAATTACCATGAATTGGAATACATGTTGGATGAATTTGTGTATAACATGGATTAGCAAATCCAGCTCCTTTTTTATGAACCCTCCAAATAGCGCTAGCATTAGATCCCATTGCATTAGTAGATAAAAAAAATACATTACTATATCCTCCAGATGCAATAATTACGGTATGTGCTGCATGTCTTTCAAGTTTTCCAGAAACTAAATTTCTAGTAATAATACCTCTTGCTACTCCATCTATTACTACTAAATCCATCATTTCATGACGATTATACATTATTATTCTACCTTTTCCAATTTGTCTAACCATTGCTGAATAAGATGCAAGTAATAATTGTTGACCAGTTTGTCCTTTGGCATAAAATGTTCTAGAAACTTTAGTCCCTCCAAAAGATCGATTTTCTAAATATCCAGCATAATCTCTAGCAAATGGAACCCCTTGTGCAACACATTGATCTATAATACTTGAAGAAATTTCTGCTAAGCGATATACATTTGCTTCACGTGATCTATAATCACCTCCTTTAATAGTGTCATAAAATAATCTATCAATTGAATCATTATCTCCTTTATAATTTTTTGCGGCATTAATTCCACCTTGAGCTGCAACAGAATGAGCTCTTCTAGGAGAATCTTGATAACAAAAAACTTTAACTCTATATCCTAATTCAGCTAAAGATGAAGATGCTGATGCCCCTGCTAATCCAGATCCTACAATAATAATATCTAAATGCTTACGATTTTGAGGAGATATTACTTCTAAAGTAGATTTATAATTATGCCATTTTTCATTTAATGATCCAACTGGAATTTTAGAATCTATTTTATAAGATATTTTCATAAAATCAATTATGAATCAAACAAACAAAACCAAATAGCAATAAAAGAAAAACCTAAACATATAAACCAAAAATAATAAAATCCAAATTTTTTAATCCATAAAAAGTTTTTTTTATTAGATAATCCTAATGATTGAAAAGATGATGTAAATCCATGATTCAAATGCAGACCTAAAATAAAAAAAGAAAATATATATATAAATGTATATATAGGATATTTAAATAATGTAGTAACTATTTGATAATCTGATATTACTCCTTTAATATTATTATAATATCTCATTGGAATTGTAAAATTTATTAAATGTAATATTAAAAATCCTAATATTAACAATCCTGTATATATCATATTTCTACTACTAAATGTTGTTATATATTGTTTCATGGAATAATCGATACTATCTTTTGCTAAATTATTTTTTATATGCAATTTAATACCAAAAATAATATGAATTACAAATCCTAACGCTAGAATAAATTCTAAAATTTTTATGCACAAATTATTTCTCATAAAAAAAACTACATTATTAAATGATGTTTCTCCATTAAAAAGAAATAAATTGATACTTAAATGTAATAATAAAAATAACATAAGAAATATACCAGTTATTCCCATTATTACTTTTTTACCTATAGAAGATCTAAAAAAATGAAAAATCATCTATCAAATATATTTAATTTTTTATTTTTATAAAAGCATCTATTAATAAATCAATATCTTTTTTTTCATTAAAAAAACCAAAAGAAATTCTTATTGGAGTCATTTTTCTTAAAAATTTTTTATCAGCAATATATTGTATTACATGAGATACTTGTTTTACATTATATGAATTACATGAACTTCCTTTAGAAATTGCTACACCCATTAAATCTAAATGAAAATAAAGTAAATGATCCTTTTTTGGATAAAAAATATTTAATATAGATGGTATACTTTGATTTGTATCGGATAATCCATTAAACACAATATTTGGAATATTTTTTTTTAATTCTGAAATACAATACCATTTTAATTCTTTCATTTTTTTTGCATAATTATAAAAACTACATGATGATAAATTTAAAGCCTCTGATAATCCAATAATACCATACATATTTTCTGTACCAGGACGAATACCATATTCTTGATATCCACCTGTTATTAATGGTTTCATTTGTTTTATTAATTCTTTTCTAATAAAAATAAAACCAATACCTTTTGGACCGTAAAATTTATGTGCACTAGCCGTTGCAAAATCAAAGGGAGCAAATTTCATATTTATTGGATAATTACCTATTATTTGAATAGTATCAGAATGAAAATAGGCATTATATTTTTTACATAAATTTCCAACACTATCAATATCTAATAAATTGCCTATTTCATTATTAGCATGCATTAAACTAACGAGAATTCGTTTATTATAATATTTTTTCAATTTTTTTTCTAAATCATTTAAATCTAAACTACCCTTATTATCAATATGTATAAATTCCACATATACATTATACTTTGAGGATAAATCTAAAATTGTTTTCAATACTGAAACATGCTCTATAGGTGATGTTAAAATATATTGTATTTTTAAATATAAAACAGACGATCTTAATATCAGATTATTTGATTCTGTTCCCCCAGATGTAAAAATAATTTCAGATGGATAAGAATTAATATTTTTAGATATTTTGAGTCTAGATTCTTCAATTATAGATTTAGATCTTCTACCATAACTATGTTGTATCGATGATGGATTTCCAAATGAATTATCTTTTAAAGCATTTACCATAACTTGTATAACCTCTTTTTTAAGCGGAGTCGTCGCTGCATTATCTAAGTAAGCAATTTTCATAAAGTAAAAACATAAAAAATTGATTTCAAAAAAATATAATAATTATATATAAAAAAAATAATTAAATATTACATTCATACCTAATCTATCATAATATAAATTATAACTTATGTTTTTTACTTTACTGTTATAAATTTAACTGTATATTTTGATAAGTTATCATGAAATTAATACAATCGTAATAAAGAAAAAGAAACGTATGAAAGATTCTATTACCTCATTCATTGATAAATATTTTCTTCATTTTAATGCACTTTCTTTATCCGAAGCTGCTAAAGCATACAAAAATCATATTCAAAATAATGGCAAAATGATGATAACTTTAGCAGGTGCTATGAGTACTGCAGAATTAGGAAAAATTTTAGCTGAAATGATTAGAAAAAATAAAGTCCATATTATTTCCTGTACTGGTGCTAATTTAGAAGAAGATGTTATGAATTTAATAGCACATTCACATTACAAAAAAATTTTAAATTATAGATTTTTAACTCCATTTGAAGAACAACAATTTTTAAAAAAAGGATTTAATCGAATAACAGATACTTGTATTCCAGAAAAAGAAGCTTTAAAAAGGTTTCAAAAATCTATCTTTAATATATGGAATATAGCTAAACAAAAATCTAAAAAATATTTTCCACATGAATATATTTATCAACTATTATTAGAACATCAATTAGAACCTTATGATATACAACCAAAAGATAGTTGGGTCTTAGAAGCGGCTAAAAAAAATTTACCACTGGTAGTACCAGGGTGGGAAGATAGTACAATTGGAAATATTTTTACTTCTTTTTGTATAAAAAAATTTTTTTCATCTTCTATTATGAAAACTGGAATAGAATATATGATTTATTTAGCAAAATGGTATCAACAAGAATCTAAAAAAAATAAAATAGGGTTTTTTCAAATAGGTGGTGGAATATCAGGCGATTTTCCTATTTGTGTAGTTCCTATGCTTGCACAAGATTTAGGACTTCATCAAACACCATTTTGGTCATATTATTGTCAAATTTCTGATTCTACTACGAGCTACGGATCTTATTCAGGAGCTGTTCCTAATGAAAAAATTACTTGGGGCAAATTAGATCAAAATACTCCAAAATTTATTATTGAATCAGATGCTACTATTGTTGCTCCACTAATTTTTGCATATGTATTAAATATGTAATTTATTTATTAATTTAATGAACTAAACTATAAACTAAATATATAATCATTTTATGAAAAATTCATATGATATTGTAATTATTGGCTCAGGTCCAGGTGGCTATGTATCTGCTATTAGAGCTAGTCAACTAGGATTTAGTATTGCTATTATAGAAAAAAATCAAAATTTAGGTGGGACTTGTTTAAATGTAGGATGTATTCCATCTAAATATTTATTACATTCTTCAAAATCTTTTTTTTTATCTAAAACAGAATATCACTCATATGGAATTATTTATGATAAGTTATATGTAGATTTCAAGAAAATGATGAAAAAAAAAGATCATATTATTAATAATCTTAATATAGGATTACAATTTTTAATGAAAAAAAATAAAATAGATATATATCATGGATTAGCTACTTTTAAAAATAAGAATTTAATATCTGTTACAATACAAAAAAATAATACTTCTATTAAGAAAGAAATTGAATTTAAATATTGCATAATAGCTACTGGATCTGAATCACAAAATTATCCTAATTTATCAACCAATAATAATAAAAGAATTTTATTTTCTAAAGATGCACTATCTATAAATACAATTCCAAATAGATTAATCGTTATTGGAGGAGGTGTTATTGGAATAGAATTAAGTTCAATTTATCAAAGATTAGGTAGTAAAGTGATTATTCTTGAGACAATGGATAAATTAATTTCAAATATGGATCATTCTTTAAGTGATTCAATCAAAAAAATATTAGAAAAAAAATCTATTCAAGTAGAAACTTCTTTATTGATTGATAATATTGAAATATTGAAAGATAATACAGGAATATGCATATCTGTAATCAAAAAACATAATGGTGTAAAAAAAATGCATCATTATATAGGAGATTATTGTCTTTTATCTATAGGCAGAATTCCACATACCCAATATCTTAATTTGGATCAATTAGGAATTAAACAAGATGATAAAGGTTTTATTTTAGTTAATCAACATTTACAATGCACCACAGTTAATAATATTTATGCTATAGGTGACGTTATTGGAGGAAAAATGTTAGCACATAAAGCAGAAGAAGAAGGATTATATGTAATAGAATATTTAGCTGGCCAAAATCCAAATAAATTAAATTATAATCTAGTACCTACTGTTATATATACTTATCCTGAAGTATCTAGCGTTGGAAAAACTGAAGAAGAAGTTAAAAAGGAAAAAATAGAATATAACATGGGAATTTTTCCAATGAAAAATTTAGGAATATCAAAAATAATTGATAATGATAGTTTTAATCATTGTTTTGTAAAAATAATTTCTAAAAAATCTACAGATGAAATATTAGGAATTCATATGATAGGACCTAATGTTTCAGAAATGATTATGGAAGCTGCTATTGCAATGGAATTCAGAGCTTCTTCAGAAGATTTATATAGAATTTGTTATCCACATCCTACTTTTAGTGAGTCTATTAAAGAAGCTGCATTAATGACTTTTGCAAAAAAATCGATACATATCTAATTTGATAATCCAATTACACCATATTTCTTTTTAGTTATGATGTAAAAAATTTTTTTTCTTTATAAGATTTTCTTTTGTTTCCACATTTTGTTCATTTAAAATACAACAATTTACTGGACATACTGTTGCACATTGTGGAACATCATAAAAACCTATACATTCTGTACATTTATCAGGAACTATAAAATAATGATCCTGTTCTTTTGGATTTTGATAGATAGAATTTTTATTATCCTTTAATAAAGAAGTTCCTTCTGACATCCTCCATTTTGTACCACCTTCATAAATTGCATGATTAGGGCATTCTGGCTCACATGCGCCGCAATTAATACATTCTTTGGTAATTATTAGAGACATTTAATTGATTTATTTCTTTTTTCTTTTATTTTTTTTATTATCGTATTTTATTTCATCCATATTTTCCATGATTCTTCTGCTTGAATATGTAACATTTTTAATCCATTTCTAATAATAGCATTATATTGTTTACCTTTTTTTAAAAATACGGTTTCAATTGGATTATAAACTAAATCATATAAATAATGTTTATCAGTTAAATATTTATACGGAAATTTTGGAAAACATTGAATTAATGGATATGTTCCTACAGGAGTACAATTTATAATAATTTTATACATATTTAAAAGTTTTTGATTTACATCTTCATATGATAAATAATTATTATTTTTTTTATTTCTAGAAATCCATTTATGTGGAATATTTAACTTTTCTAATACAAATGCAACAGATAATGATGCCCCACCAGTTCCTAATATTAATGCTTTTATAATATTATTTGTTGTGATTCTGCTGTAGCATAACTGTTTATGTTTGTTGAGATCTTCCATAAAAGAACGTTCAAATCCTATTATATCCGTATTATATCCAACAAGATATTTTTTATTTTTAATAATTTTGATTTTTACAACATTAACAGAACCTATTTTAGCTGATTCTTCACTAAGATCATCTAAAAATGGAATAATTGTTTTTTTATATGGAATAGTTACATTAAATCCTTTTAAATTTGGAATTTTTAAAATACATGAAATTTTATTAATATTAGAGATATCAAAAATCTCATAATTAGCATAATTAATAGATTCTATATGAAATTTTTTTATAAAAAAATCTTTGGAAAAGGAATAAGATATATCTTTTCCTACCAATCCAAATAAATATGTTGTTTTCAACAAAATTGTTTTATTCTTCTTTTAATTGTTTTATTTTTTCTCTGTATATAGCTCTTAAAATTTCATTTCTACGATATTCAGAAGGCTTTATAAATTGTTGTTTTTCTTTTAATTCCTTTAACACTTTTGTTTTATCAAATTTTTTTTTGCTTTTTTTTAAAGCTTTTTCAATAGATTCTCCTTCTCTTACAGTTGTAATTAATATCATAAATATTATAATAATGACGAAATATAGTGGACACTATCGGATTTGAACCGACGACCTCTACTCTGTCAAAATAGTGCTCTTACCCTACTGAGCTAAATGTCCATAATATTACTAATTTTAACAAAATTAAATATTTTTTCATGATTCACAAAACATAAAAATATGTCTTTTCATGTATTTGAAAAATCTATAGTAAACTTAGGTATAAGTTCACATAAATATCAATTATTTAATATTGAATTAAATATACGTACATATGAAGACTTAATTTTTTTCTATCCAAAAAAATATATTTATTCTCCTTTATTAAGGAATATATCAAAATTAAAATCTTATATAAATATTAATTCTATTCAAATACAAATCATAGGTATGGTAACAAAATTTGAAGAGATACAATATAATAAATTTAAAAAAAAAATATTAATAGCAAATTTAGAAGATAAAACAGGATTCATTGAATTAGTATGGTTTAAACAAATAAATTTTTTTAAAAAAAATATTAAAAAATATGCATTAATGTTAGTATCTGGTAAAATCAGTTGTTTTAGAGAAAAAATTCAAATTATTCATCCTGAAATTCAATATATTAATGATCATAATTATATATATAACCCTATATATCCTATTTATTATATTCCAAACAAATTGAAAAACTATGGCATCAATAATTCTTTTCTACGAAAAATATTAAGAAAATTGATAAAAGAATTAAAAAATGATTTAGATATAATAGATAAATTTTTAATTCATCAAAATAAGAACTTGATGAAAAGAACAGATGCTTTAATACAAATACATTTTCCACAATCATTAAAAATATTATCGCAAGCAAGATATAGAATGAAATTTGAAGAATTGTTTTTTTTAAAATTATCTCTTTTATCAAAAAACAAAACAAAAAATATTTCAGATAGTTATTCTTTTTCAAAATTAGGAAGTCATTTCGAAAAATTTTACAATTATTTTTTACCTTTTTCTTTAACAGAAGAACAAAAACGAGTGTTTAGAGAAATAAGACATGATCTTAAACAACCTAAACAAATGAATAGATTATTACAGGGAGATGTTGGATGTGGTAAGACTATAATTGCTATATTAGCTATGTTATTAGCATTAGATAATGGATTTCAATCTTGTTTAATGGTCCCAACTGAAGTATTAGCTATACAACATTATTCATATATTAAAAAAATGTTTATTGGAATTGGTATTAACATTGGATTATTAACCAGTTCTACACCTAAAAAAACTAAATATACTATATATAACGATATATTAACAGGAAAAATTTCAATTTTAATAGGAACTCATTCATTAATTCAAGAATCTATTAAATTTCACAATCTTGGATTAGCAATAATAGATGAACAACAAAGATTTGGAGTAGAACAAAGATCTAAAATATGGAGTAAAAATACAAAACCACCTCATATACTCATTATGACAGCTACTCCAATTCCACGAACTTTAGCAATGACAATGTATCATGACTTAAAAATCTCCATTATTAAAGACATACCGTTAAATAGAAAACCTATTATTACTATACATTTATTTAATAATAAAGATAGAAATAAAGTAATTAACATAATAAAACAACAAATTTTAATAGGAAGACAAGTATATATAGTTTATCCTATTATCAAACACACATCATCAAATAATCAATATAAAAGTTTAATGGTAGGGTATAAACTATTAAAAGATAAAATATTTCATAATATTAAAAATAAAATTGGAATTTTATATGGACAAATGAGTTATCATGAAAAAAATTTACAAATCAATCGATTTTTACGTGGAGAAACTAAAATTATGGTTTCCACTACAGTAATAGAAGTAGGAGTTGATGTTCCTAATGCATCAGTTATGTTAATTGAAAATGCAGATTGTTTTGGATTATCACAATTACATCAATTAAGAGGTAGAGTTGGTCGTGGCCCACATCAAAGTTATTGTATTATGATGACGGATAAAACAATTAATTTAGAAAGTTATTATAGAATTAGAATAATGTGTAAAACTCATGATGGATTAGAAATTGCTAAAGAAGATTTAAATTTGCGAGGAAGTGGAGATTTAACAGGAACTAAACAAAGTGGTAAAACTTCTTTAAAAATTGCAAATCTTATCAAAGATCAGGAATTAATGAACAAAATAATTCCAATTGTAAAAGATTTTGTGGATAAATATCCAAATTTTTTATCATATTATTATGTGATAAAAAATTACTTTTATAAAAATTATCAATCTTTTTGGAAACATATAGGATAAATTCACTTAATTAAGTTATTCATGACATTAATTGATTATTAATTATTAAATTCATACGATATACCCTTTTTTTTCATAAAAATTTAAAAAAACATTGTATAATAATGTTTTATATACATTATCTTTATCTACTAATGTAGATTATATTTTGGTATAATTAGTTTAAAAAAATTTATCAACTGATTATCAATAATAATCAAACTAATAAATTATATTAACGTATACAGATGATAAATTTTTATTATGAAATCAAAAATTTACAAAATAATTATACTTACATATAATTAACAATTTTAATATTATATATAAAATCAACTCACTCAATATGGAATACAATACTAGTCGTTTTCAATTGATTATTCCAGAATATGGACGAAATATTCATAAAATGATCGCTTACGCAATTAAAATTAAAGATAGAAAAAAAAGAAATCGTTGTGCATGGAGTATTATTAGATTAATGATTGTATCAAATACTCATCATTATGGTGGTGGTAATAATGGTAATAATGGTGGTAAAATAATTCCATTCTATCAACATAAATTATGGAATCAGTTATTAATTATGTCTAATTATAAATTAGATATTGATAGTCCTTTTCCTAAACCAAATTCAGACAAACAAATTAAAATATTTTGTAAAAAAGTAATATATCCAGAATATTTAACTAGCTTTAGATACTATGGAAAAATTATAAGATATATGATACCTATAGCAATTAAATGTAAAAATCAATATAAACAAGAAGGATTATTTTATGCTATAGCAAATACTATGAAAAAAAATTATTTAAGATGGAATAGAACTTTAGTAGAAGATCATGTTATTTTTAAAGATTTAAAACAACTTTCAAAAGGAAAAATATGTTTAATGAATAATACATATCCATTATTACAATGTTCTTATTTATTAAATCAAAGAAAAAATAAAAACTTTTTAAAAATAAAAAAAAGAATAACATAATATGGCCATTTTTAAAATTCAGGGAGGATTTTCTTTAAAAGGAAAAATACAACCACAAGGAGCCAAAAATGAAGCCTTACAAATATTATGTGCAACTCTTTTAACTTCAGAAAAATTAAGAATTAAAAATATACCAGAAATAGAAGATGTAAAATGTTTAATGAAAATATTAAAAAAACTAGGAGTAACTATTGAATATAATGGAATTGGAGATTATACATTTCAGGCAAATGAAATAGATTTAGATTATTTAAATACAAAAGATTTTATAAAACAAGGACAATTAATTAGAGGATCTATCATGATTGCTGGACCTTTATTAGCTAGATTTAGAAAAGTGTGTTTTCCTATTCCAGGAGGAGATAAAATTGGTCGTAGACGTCTAGATACACATCTTAAAGGATTTAAATTATTAGGCAGTAATATTAATTTTTTTAAGGAACATCAATATTTTAAATTGCATACTTCTCATTCTTTAAAAGGAAAATATGTTTTATTAGAAGAGGCCTCGATTACTGGAACCGCTAACATCATTATGGCTTCTACTTTAGCTAAAGGTAAAACAGTAATATATAATGCTGCTTGTGAACCATATATTCAACAATTATGCAAATTGTTGAATAAAATGGGTTCTAAAATAAGAGGAATAGGATCAAATTTAATACATATTCTTGGCGTAAAAGAATTGGGTGGAGGCTGTCATACTATTTTACCAGATATGATAGAAATAGGAAGTTGGATTGGATTATCTGCTATTACAAAATCTGAAATTACTATTAAAAACGTTAGTTGGAAAAATCTTGGAATTATTCCAAATACATTTAAAAAAATGGGAATACAACTAGAAAAAAAACAAGACGATATTTATATTCCAGCTCAAAATTCTTATCATATTAAAAAACTTATCAATAATTCTATATTAACTATTTCAGATTCTCCTTGGCCGGGATTAACCCCAGATTTATTAAGTATACTCACTGTAGTTGCTACACAAGCCAAAGGAAGTGTATTAATACATCAAAAAATGTTTGAAAGTAGATTATTTTTTGTAGATAAATTAATTGAAATGGGAGCACAAATTATATTATGCGATCCTCATAGAGCAACTGTAATAGGCTTAAATCATCAATATCCTTTAAAAGGATCAGTATTAAGTTCTCCTGATATTAGAGCTGGAATTTCTCTTCTGATAGCCGCACTTTCTGCCACAGGAACTAGTATTATAAAAAATATAGAACAGATAGATAGAGGATATGAAAAAATAGATGAAAGATTAAGAATATTAGGTGCTCAAATATTCAGAATGGATCATGCTTTTATATATGAATAAAACTCACTTTTATATAACTAATTCATACATATATGATGGGTCCTAAATTTATTCATAAAATCCATTAACTTTATTATGCATGTTAATTAGTCATAAAAATTATGAAAAAATTTGAGTACATTACTAAAACAGGATTGAAAAAATTACAGAAAGAAATTGAAAGATTAGAAAATATAGAACGTCCAAAAATATCTATACAAATAGCAGAAGCTAGAGATAAAGGAGATATTTCGGAAAATGCAGAATATGATGCGATCAAAGAAGCACAAAGTTTTTTAGAAATGAATATTGCTAAATTAAAAAAAAAATTATCTAATGCAAGAATTATAGATGAATCTAAAATTAATAAAACAAGAGTTTCTATTCTTTCTACAGTTAGAGTAAAAAATTTAACATATGGGGGAGAACAAATTTATACGTTAGTTCCAGAAGGAGAAACTGATTTAAAATTAGGAAAAATATCAATTAATACTCCTATATCTTCTGGATTATTAGGTAAACAAGTTGGACAAATTGCTCATATAAAATTACCTAATAATATGGTTTTG
Proteins encoded in this region:
- a CDS encoding fumarate reductase/succinate dehydrogenase flavoprotein subunit, whose translation is MKISYKIDSKIPVGSLNEKWHNYKSTLEVISPQNRKHLDIIIVGSGLAGASASSSLAELGYRVKVFCYQDSPRRAHSVAAQGGINAAKNYKGDNDSIDRLFYDTIKGGDYRSREANVYRLAEISSSIIDQCVAQGVPFARDYAGYLENRSFGGTKVSRTFYAKGQTGQQLLLASYSAMVRQIGKGRIIMYNRHEMMDLVVIDGVARGIITRNLVSGKLERHAAHTVIIASGGYSNVFFLSTNAMGSNASAIWRVHKKGAGFANPCYTQIHPTCIPIHGNFQSKLTLMSESLRNDGRIWVPKNIEDAINIRNGKQYTQNIPEKNRDYFLERKYPSFGNLVPRDIASRSAKERCDAGFGIENNDTMEGVFLDFYHSINFYGLEKSKELGITNPSEKQIKYYGKKILESKYGNLFHMYERITGDNPYDIPMKIYPAAHYTMGGLWVDYNLMSTIPGCYVIGEANFSDHGANRLGASALMQGLADGYFIIPYTISDYLSQFLNKNNTISTDHEEFKKSEKQVYNNILKILSKKGNISVDYIHKNLGHIMWKYVGMSRNKKGLYKAITKIKELKNIFWNNIFVPGNIQDGMNYELEKAIRIADFLELSELMAMDAVNRNESCGSHFREEYQTKDGESMRNDENYKYVSIWEYQQNKSIKEEIMHKENLIFNFVKLKTRSYV
- a CDS encoding succinate dehydrogenase encodes the protein MIFHFFRSSIGKKVIMGITGIFLMLFLLLHLSINLFLFNGETSFNNVVFFMRNNLCIKILEFILALGFVIHIIFGIKLHIKNNLAKDSIDYSMKQYITTFSSRNMIYTGLLILGFLILHLINFTIPMRYYNNIKGVISDYQIVTTLFKYPIYTFIYIFSFFILGLHLNHGFTSSFQSLGLSNKKNFLWIKKFGFYYFWFICLGFSFIAIWFCLFDS
- a CDS encoding cysteine desulfurase family protein — translated: MKIAYLDNAATTPLKKEVIQVMVNALKDNSFGNPSSIQHSYGRRSKSIIEESRLKISKNINSYPSEIIFTSGGTESNNLILRSSVLYLKIQYILTSPIEHVSVLKTILDLSSKYNVYVEFIHIDNKGSLDLNDLEKKLKKYYNKRILVSLMHANNEIGNLLDIDSVGNLCKKYNAYFHSDTIQIIGNYPINMKFAPFDFATASAHKFYGPKGIGFIFIRKELIKQMKPLITGGYQEYGIRPGTENMYGIIGLSEALNLSSCSFYNYAKKMKELKWYCISELKKNIPNIVFNGLSDTNQSIPSILNIFYPKKDHLLYFHLDLMGVAISKGSSCNSYNVKQVSHVIQYIADKKFLRKMTPIRISFGFFNEKKDIDLLIDAFIKIKN
- a CDS encoding deoxyhypusine synthase family protein, which codes for MKDSITSFIDKYFLHFNALSLSEAAKAYKNHIQNNGKMMITLAGAMSTAELGKILAEMIRKNKVHIISCTGANLEEDVMNLIAHSHYKKILNYRFLTPFEEQQFLKKGFNRITDTCIPEKEALKRFQKSIFNIWNIAKQKSKKYFPHEYIYQLLLEHQLEPYDIQPKDSWVLEAAKKNLPLVVPGWEDSTIGNIFTSFCIKKFFSSSIMKTGIEYMIYLAKWYQQESKKNKIGFFQIGGGISGDFPICVVPMLAQDLGLHQTPFWSYYCQISDSTTSYGSYSGAVPNEKITWGKLDQNTPKFIIESDATIVAPLIFAYVLNM
- the lpdA gene encoding dihydrolipoyl dehydrogenase; translation: MKNSYDIVIIGSGPGGYVSAIRASQLGFSIAIIEKNQNLGGTCLNVGCIPSKYLLHSSKSFFLSKTEYHSYGIIYDKLYVDFKKMMKKKDHIINNLNIGLQFLMKKNKIDIYHGLATFKNKNLISVTIQKNNTSIKKEIEFKYCIIATGSESQNYPNLSTNNNKRILFSKDALSINTIPNRLIVIGGGVIGIELSSIYQRLGSKVIILETMDKLISNMDHSLSDSIKKILEKKSIQVETSLLIDNIEILKDNTGICISVIKKHNGVKKMHHYIGDYCLLSIGRIPHTQYLNLDQLGIKQDDKGFILVNQHLQCTTVNNIYAIGDVIGGKMLAHKAEEEGLYVIEYLAGQNPNKLNYNLVPTVIYTYPEVSSVGKTEEEVKKEKIEYNMGIFPMKNLGISKIIDNDSFNHCFVKIISKKSTDEILGIHMIGPNVSEMIMEAAIAMEFRASSEDLYRICYPHPTFSESIKEAALMTFAKKSIHI
- a CDS encoding 4Fe-4S dicluster domain-containing protein: MSLIITKECINCGACEPECPNHAIYEGGTKWRMSEGTSLLKDNKNSIYQNPKEQDHYFIVPDKCTECIGFYDVPQCATVCPVNCCILNEQNVETKENLIKKKNFLHHN
- a CDS encoding shikimate dehydrogenase family protein; the protein is MLKTTYLFGLVGKDISYSFSKDFFIKKFHIESINYANYEIFDISNINKISCILKIPNLKGFNVTIPYKKTIIPFLDDLSEESAKIGSVNVVKIKIIKNKKYLVGYNTDIIGFERSFMEDLNKHKQLCYSRITTNNIIKALILGTGGASLSVAFVLEKLNIPHKWISRNKKNNNYLSYEDVNQKLLNMYKIIINCTPVGTYPLIQCFPKFPYKYLTDKHYLYDLVYNPIETVFLKKGKQYNAIIRNGLKMLHIQAEESWKIWMK
- the rpsU gene encoding 30S ribosomal protein S21; this encodes MILITTVREGESIEKALKKSKKKFDKTKVLKELKEKQQFIKPSEYRRNEILRAIYREKIKQLKEE